CAGTCGCTCCATGGCGTCCCGCACCTGGGCGTGCTTTTCCCGCAATTGCGCGTCATAGGCCAGATCCTGGTGCAGGCATCCGCCGCACTCGCCGAAATGACGGCAAAACGGCTCGGCCTGTTCCGGGCTGCGTTCCGTCACCGCTTCCAGCACGGCTTCAGCAAACCGTTTTTTCACCTTCACCAGCCGGGCCTTGACGGTCTGGCCGGGCAAGGCCCGTTCCACAAAAACAACCCTGCCGTCCACGCGGGCCACGCCGCGTCCACCATAAGCCAGGGATTCAATGTCACATTCGATGATCGTGTCTTTTTGCATAGGTGTCCTATATATACGTTCACGCGGTCAGATGGAACCGCCGAACATTGAAAATTACAAAATTATATACCAAATTCGGTGGAAACCCCACAGAAACCATGTTGACAAAATCAAGCCGTCTTCCCTAGCCTCTTTCCCCATGATCGACAAGGCCACCGCCCTGGAAGACATCCTCCGCCGCCTGGACAAACTCCCGGACCGGCATTGCCTGGATTTACGAACCTATAAGCGTAACCGGTCCCTGCTGCTCCGCCGGATCGGACCGGATTCCTTCGAGGTATGGGAAGATGGTTACGTGCTGGAGCGGCACGCCGCCGATCGCAAAGGCATGCGTAAGCTGCTGAAGACACTTTTTAAACGGGAATTTCCTCGCTCCACCAAACTGCGGCTCTACCAGCTGGGGGAATGCGATCCCACCCAGCGACGGGAGTTGAAAAAACTGTGATGATCCCCTGCGGCAATGCCGTGGCTGAGGTGCTGCGCCATGCAGAGCGACCCGGGTTCACGGGCGTGACCCTACTGAGCTACAAGCGGGACCGTTGGGTGTGCGTCCGGCCGATCCATGCTCCTTCCGGCGATTCGAGCCGCTTTCTCGTGGAGGAACGAGGATTTACACACCAGGACAAAACCTGCGAACGCCGGGAATTGCGCGGGCTGCTCAAACGGCTTGTGCGCCGTGAGTTCCCGCGCTCCAACAAGCTCCATCTGCGCCTGGACAAATCCCGGATCAATCCTCCAGTTTGACCAGACCGGGTACGCCCTTGGCATCAATCAGTTCCAGAGAAAAATGCCCCACCACCACCTTGCTGCGGATCCGCACGGGAATGCGCCGATCATCGGCCGTAAACCACATCTCAATTCGCGCATCGTCGCTTTTCTTGAACACGCCGCCCAAATCCTTGGTCTCCGGCTCCACCCGGAAACAATCCAGCGGGCCAAACGGGGTATCCAGGGTTTCACGCCCCACTACCCGGCCGGATCCGTTGACCATTTTCTTGCCGTCCGTGACCCAGCCTGAAACCACGCGATCCTTGAACAGCCAGTGCGTGCGAAAGTGGAAAAGAATGGCCAGCGGATCCAACACGTCACCGGGCAGATCCAGGCTGTTCTTGAACCCCTTTTTGCCATATCGGTCCACACGCCCGGCAGTCCAATCCATATCCAGAATGGTGTCGCGGTGATAATCCCCCTCACGCTGGTATTGCTCAAAACGCAAGGTCCGGTCCACGGTCATGTCCGTCCAGGAGTCAATGGTGTCCCGCACCTTGTAGAACGAATCAATGAAGGGTGAGGAGCGCGCCTCTGCCCGAAAATGCCGGGCAGGAATCCCCTTGATCTCGGTATCGGGCAACACGGAAACACTGGCCGTCCCCGCATAGACCACGGTCCAATAAATTTCATATTCCAGCCGCTCCCCGGGCGCGTACGGCCAGGAGCGTTTCAATCCCGCCCAGGACGCATTGATCGGAGCAAACACCACCAGCAGGGCAACAAGGCATACGCACCAGCACAATGGCCGGGCTGGACGCCATGGAATCCGTGACATTTCGACCTCCGTTTCCGTCAAGACCACGCGTTGCCTTCTCACGCCACGTTCATACCATTCCCCCTGCTGATTCGCCAGACCGGGCCGTGCTCCACGCGAGGCTGCCGTGGTCCCGCGGCCTTGCGTTGAAATTCCGTATGGAGTGCATGGCCATCAACCCGTGACACGAAACAGACATTCTTGACACTACAATCCCGGCCATATACACATCGTGTTACGAATTGTATTTTTATCCAACCTGAATGGAGGAATAATGAACGCACGACGCCTGCTTCCCCTGCTCTGCCTGGCTTTGATTTTTGCGGCTTTGCCTGCCCAGGCTCATGAATTTCTTGTCAAACCCGTCAAGCTGACCGTGCAAAAGGGTGAGGTAGTCCCCTTTTCCGTGATTTCCTCGCATGTTATGATGGTTTCCGAAGAGGTGGAACCGCAAGAGCACGTCAAGCTCGCCTTGGTGGAGGGCAAATCGTCCACGGCCTTGAGTGTAACACCCAACCCCATGC
The DNA window shown above is from Paucidesulfovibrio gracilis DSM 16080 and carries:
- a CDS encoding DUF3108 domain-containing protein, which produces MSRIPWRPARPLCWCVCLVALLVVFAPINASWAGLKRSWPYAPGERLEYEIYWTVVYAGTASVSVLPDTEIKGIPARHFRAEARSSPFIDSFYKVRDTIDSWTDMTVDRTLRFEQYQREGDYHRDTILDMDWTAGRVDRYGKKGFKNSLDLPGDVLDPLAILFHFRTHWLFKDRVVSGWVTDGKKMVNGSGRVVGRETLDTPFGPLDCFRVEPETKDLGGVFKKSDDARIEMWFTADDRRIPVRIRSKVVVGHFSLELIDAKGVPGLVKLED